AGCTGTGGGCTGCGCATCTGGCCGACCTCAGCCGGGGGCTGCTGCGCAACGACACCGCCGTCCGGACCGTGCTGCAACAAGCGGGCCCGGCCGCCGCGGAACTCCGGCAGTTGTTCGACCGGGTCAATCCGACACTGCCGGTGCTGCTGTCCAACCTGATCGGCGTCGGTCAGGTGGCGGTCACCTATCACCCCGCCATCGAGCAGCTGCTGGTGCTGCTGCCCCAGGCGGTCGCAACCATCCAGGCGATCGGCGTGCCCAACCGCAACACCAAGCAGGGTTACAAGGGCGTCTTCCTCAGCTTCAACATGCGGCTCAACCTGCCGCCGCCGTGCACCACCGGCTACCTGCCGGTCCAGCAGCGCCGCGTGCCGTCCTGGGAGGACTACCCCGATCGCCCGGCCGGAGACTTGTACTGCCGGGTGCCGCAGGACTCGCCGAACAACGTTCGCGGCGTTCGTAATACGCCGTGTGTTGGCCGGCCCGGAAAACGAGCCCCGACGGTCGCGATGTGTGAGAGCGACCAGAGCTATGTTCCGCTCAACGACGGCTACAACTGGAAAGGCGACCCGAATGCCACCCTGTCAGGCCAGCCCGTTCCCCAGCTGCCCCCCGGGACACCGCCCGCACCGGGCGCCCCCGCACCGGCCGCACCAACCGGCATACCGCCCGCACCGGGCGCCCCCGCACCGGCCGCACCACCGTTTCCGATAGCTGCCGCCGAATACGACCCGGCTACCGGTACCTACCTCGGCCCGGACGGGCAGGTCTACACCCAATCCGATCTGGCTGCGGCCGGCGGGAAGGAGCGCACATGGCAGTCGATGTTGCTGCCCCCGAATTGAGCGAATCGACCCAGGCGCGGCCCAGCCGACGCCGCCCGGAGCGGTCGGCGTTGCTGATCGGGCTGGTCGCGCTGCTTGCGTTGGCCGGGCTGGTTGCTTTCCTGGGGGTCCGGGCCCACCAGTCGCAGCAAGCCCTGCAGCAGAGCAGGCTCTTTCTGCAGGCCGGTCGCCAGGGGGCGCTGAACCTCACCACCATCGACTTCCACCAGGCCAACGCCGACGTGCAACGCATCCTGGATGGGGCAACGGGCCAGCTCTACGACAACTTCGCCAAGCGATCGCAGCCCTACATCGACGTCGTGGTGCGGACCCAGTCGAGATCGGTCGGCACGGTGACGGAAGCGGCGCTGGAATCGCAGTCCGGCGACCACGCGCAGGTGCTGGTTGCCGTGACCGTGAAAACGTCGAACATCTACGCGGCCCAAGAGGAATCGCGAGCATGGCGGATGCGGCTGTTGGTGCGCCGGGTGGGCGCGCAGGCCAAGGTCTCCAACGTGGAGTTCGTGCCGTGAGTACCCCACCGCCGGTGAGCGCCGGCACCGATACCGCTACCGCCGCCGAACCCGCGACGGAAGCTGAGCGCCGAATCCGGTGGCCGCGGCCACTGGCCTACGGTGTGCTGCCGGGCCTGGCGTTGTCGCTCGCGCTGGCGGCCGGTTTCCTGAAGTGGCAATGCTCGTCGGCGCCGGAAAGCATCGGCAGCCTCGAGGTGATCCAGGCGGCGCGGGCGGCGACGGTCGAGTTGCTGTCCTACCGGCCCGACACGGCCGAGCGCGACCTGGGTGCCGCAGGTGACCGGTTGACCGGGCACTTCAAAGACGAATACACGTCGCTGACCCGCGACGTCGTCATCCCCGGCGCCAAGCGGAAACAGATTTCGGCGGTTGCCACCGTACCGGCCGCGGCATCGGTGTCGGCCCAGTCGAACCACGCGGTGGTGCTGCTGTTCGTCAACCAGACGACGATTGTGGGCACCGAAGCGCCCACCTACACCGCATCCAGCGTTCGGGTGACGCTGGACAAGGTCGGCGGTCGCTGGCTGATCTCCGGATTCGACCCGGTCTGAAGTCAATGCTTCCGAGCGCCAAGGGGTTTCGTGGCAGACCCGGGCAGCTCGTTCCATCTTCGTTGCAGCTCGCGTTCCGCTGCCGTCGGAATGAGGCCGGCGGGCGCGAACAGCTTCGACGGCACCGGCTCATCCTCGGCCAACGGCCGGCCCGCGCCGCGAATTGTCTTGAGCGCCACGGTAACCCCGGTGACAAACACCACGACGACGACTGTCGCGAAGACGATCGACAGGGTGCCCTGGACAAAGGTGTTTCTGATGACGTCGTCGAGCTGGTCGGCATTGGCCGCCGAACCGAACGCCGTCTTGCCGTCGTTTTTGGCAGCCAGATACTGGTAGTGCTGAGTCCAGTAGCCGACCGCCGGGTCGGCGGAAAACACCTTCTGCCACGAGGCCGTCAGCGTGACGGCCAGGTCCCACAGCAACGGCACCCCGGGTATCCAGGCCCACTTCAGGTGGCCCTTCTTGATGACCACGACGGTGATCACGGTCAGCGAGATCGCCGCCAGCAGCTGGTTGGCAATGCCGTAGAGCGGGAACAGCGTGTTGATGCCACCGAGCGGATCGGTGACGCCGAGCAGCAGGATACTGCCCCAGGCGGCGACCATTGCCAGGCTGCACACCCAGACGCCCGGGCGCCAGCTGGGATTCTGCAGTTTGCGCAGCGGCCCACCGAGGTTGCTCAGCGCGTCGGAGACCAGGAAGCGCGCGGCGCGGGTGCCGGCGTCGAGGGTGGTCAGGATGAACAGCGCCTCGAACATGATCGCGAAGTGGTACCAGAAGGCCTTGAGGTCCATGCCGCCGAACACCCGGTGCAACATTTCGGACATGCCGAAGGCCAGCGTCGGCGCCCCGCCGGTGCGTGAGACGATCGAGCGCTCGCCCACGCTGGCGGCGGCCTGACCGATCTGGTCCGCGGTAGCCGGGTTCCCCCGCAGGCCGAGCCCGTTGACGTACTGGGCGGCGCTAGCCGCGGTGCCGCCGGTCTGGGCCGCCGGGGCGTTGAGCGCGAAGTACAGATGCTGGTCCAGGATCGACGCGGTCAGCAGCGCGATGACCGCCACGAACGACTCGGTGATCATGCCGCCGTAGCCGATCAGGCGCATCTGGCCTTCCTTCTCCAGCATTTTCGGCGTCGTTCCCGACGAGATCAGCGCATGGAATCCGGACAGTGCGCCGCAAGCGATGGTGACGAACAAGAAGGGGAACACCGAACCCGCGAACACCGGCCCGTTGCCGGCGCCGGCGAACCGCGACACGGCCGGAGCCATCATGACCGGCCGAACCACCAACACCGCGATGGCGAGCAGTGCGATGGTGCCCACCTTCATGAACGTCG
The nucleotide sequence above comes from Mycobacterium pseudokansasii. Encoded proteins:
- a CDS encoding MCE family protein, which codes for MPPLSRRILVQLAIFVIVALVGGAVMIFHYIQLPAVFGIGRYRVTVQLPQAAGLYPSGNVTYRGTEVGRVESVRLTDTGVAAVLSLKSDIDIPSDVDAQVHSQSAVGEQYVTLLPRRDSPPLKDGDVIPAERVSVPPDLDTLLDTVNRGMESIPRDSLKTTVDEAYTAVGGLGPDIARLVTGAGSLSIEARRNLGPLLTLIDQSKPVLDSQADSPDAVQLWAAHLADLSRGLLRNDTAVRTVLQQAGPAAAELRQLFDRVNPTLPVLLSNLIGVGQVAVTYHPAIEQLLVLLPQAVATIQAIGVPNRNTKQGYKGVFLSFNMRLNLPPPCTTGYLPVQQRRVPSWEDYPDRPAGDLYCRVPQDSPNNVRGVRNTPCVGRPGKRAPTVAMCESDQSYVPLNDGYNWKGDPNATLSGQPVPQLPPGTPPAPGAPAPAAPTGIPPAPGAPAPAAPPFPIAAAEYDPATGTYLGPDGQVYTQSDLAAAGGKERTWQSMLLPPN
- a CDS encoding mammalian cell entry protein; amino-acid sequence: MAVDVAAPELSESTQARPSRRRPERSALLIGLVALLALAGLVAFLGVRAHQSQQALQQSRLFLQAGRQGALNLTTIDFHQANADVQRILDGATGQLYDNFAKRSQPYIDVVVRTQSRSVGTVTEAALESQSGDHAQVLVAVTVKTSNIYAAQEESRAWRMRLLVRRVGAQAKVSNVEFVP
- a CDS encoding carbon starvation CstA family protein, which translates into the protein MEGGPVAGDVSYIRTDADLPPVAIVDRSPITLKHKIFIAVVAVIGAVAWAILALVRGETVNAVWLVVAAGGTYVIAFRFYARLIEAKIVRPRDDHATPAEFLDDGMDYVPTDRRVLFGHHFAAIAGAGPLVGPVLAAQMGYLPSTVWIVLGAVFAGCVHDYLVLWISTRRRGRSLGQMVRDELGPTAGAAALIGVPAIIVMVIAVLALVVVRALAQSPWGVFSIAMTIPIALFMGCYLRFLRPGRVAEVSLIGVALLLLAVVSGDWVSQTSWGADWFSLSPVTLSWLLIGYGFAASVLPVWLLLAPRDYLSTFMKVGTIALLAIAVLVVRPVMMAPAVSRFAGAGNGPVFAGSVFPFLFVTIACGALSGFHALISSGTTPKMLEKEGQMRLIGYGGMITESFVAVIALLTASILDQHLYFALNAPAAQTGGTAASAAQYVNGLGLRGNPATADQIGQAAASVGERSIVSRTGGAPTLAFGMSEMLHRVFGGMDLKAFWYHFAIMFEALFILTTLDAGTRAARFLVSDALSNLGGPLRKLQNPSWRPGVWVCSLAMVAAWGSILLLGVTDPLGGINTLFPLYGIANQLLAAISLTVITVVVIKKGHLKWAWIPGVPLLWDLAVTLTASWQKVFSADPAVGYWTQHYQYLAAKNDGKTAFGSAANADQLDDVIRNTFVQGTLSIVFATVVVVVFVTGVTVALKTIRGAGRPLAEDEPVPSKLFAPAGLIPTAAERELQRRWNELPGSATKPLGARKH